One genomic region from Hyalangium ruber encodes:
- a CDS encoding M15 family metallopeptidase — protein MSFSLLRWSIALIFFCLLAPPAFAAEPERRTASKPSKKPAAKKRLVRIPGGKRLRHDAAAAFGRMYTEARAEGVRLWVISGHRSWRQQRYLYRLYRKGLGPRAARPGRSNHQRGTAVDVSVGDESTPTYEWLAANACRFGFKRTVSSEPWHWEYRPRATQAPAPGVDCLGQPLEPAEPPAAVAGPDPS, from the coding sequence ATGTCGTTCTCGCTGCTCCGCTGGAGCATCGCCCTCATCTTTTTCTGTCTGCTGGCTCCGCCGGCCTTCGCCGCGGAGCCGGAACGCAGGACTGCGTCCAAGCCCTCCAAGAAGCCCGCCGCGAAGAAGCGGCTGGTGCGCATCCCCGGGGGCAAGCGGCTGCGGCATGACGCGGCGGCGGCCTTCGGGCGGATGTACACGGAGGCGCGGGCGGAGGGCGTCCGGCTGTGGGTGATCAGCGGCCACCGCTCCTGGCGCCAACAGCGCTACCTGTACCGCCTCTATCGGAAGGGGCTAGGCCCCCGAGCGGCGCGGCCGGGGCGCTCCAATCACCAGCGCGGCACGGCGGTGGATGTCTCGGTGGGCGATGAGAGCACCCCCACCTATGAGTGGCTCGCCGCCAACGCGTGCCGTTTCGGCTTCAAGCGCACGGTGAGTTCGGAGCCGTGGCACTGGGAGTACCGGCCTCGCGCCACCCAGGCTCCGGCTCCCGGTGTGGATTGCCTCGGTC
- the uvrA gene encoding excinuclease ABC subunit UvrA: MSEPDVITLRGAKEHNLKNVSLEIPKKKLVVFTGVSGSGKSSLAFDTLYAEGQRRYVESLSAYARQFLGQMEKPKYDTLRGLSPTISIEQKAASNNPRSTVGTVTEVHDYLRVLYASIGVQHCPNCGRKVGKQSAQQIVDEILKSAAGSKVQILAPIVTNRKGEHKDLLTEAQKRGFSRARIDGKVKSLEERIELDKKSKHDIALIIDRLVLKADIRTRLTDSVETALREGKGTLIVTDETAEVSADRVMSELNACHACGLSFGELTPAAFSFNNPLGMCSDCNGLGTKAEMDPERIVPDPSRTVRDGAIEPWASGMNKGEGWTADFVESLAESFKIDLDVPYGKLTEREKQTLMYGSNGKTFTVKWGEGGRYKMEWEGLVHKLMRSFKTTTSESMRTYYQKFFSDKPCPTCKGERLKPESRAVKVHARSLVELSKLTISETLRFLTDMGLTENERKIATELLKEIRSRLSFLVDVGLGYLTLDRTASTLSGGESQRIRLASQMGSELTGVIYILDEPSIGLHQRDNGKLLTTLKRLRDLGNSVIVVEHDEETMEEADWIVDFGPGAGELGGQVVAQGTPSQVMEDENSVTGAYLSGRKEIEVPDRRHPPRKEKIVIRGAKENNLKDIDVEIPLGVLVAVTGVSGAGKSTLINEILYPALARQLYESREVPGKHKSITGIEHLDKVIDIDQRPIGRTPRSNPATYTKVFDSIREVFAMTPEARAFGYTAGRFSFNIKGGRCESCEGDGVKLVEMHFLADVYVPCEVCQGKRFNEATLRVRYKGKNIAEVLDMSVREAIAHFGAHRDIMRVLQTLEDVGLGYIRLGQSSPTLSGGEAQRIKLARELARVATGRTLYILDEPTTGLHFEDIRKLLLVTNRLVEAGNSVLVIEHNLDVIKSSDWIIDMGPEGGSGGGQVLATGTPEEVAKVETSHTGRYLAHVLKKARHQRVGQRVETSVVSPPPPAKGEGRAALRS; this comes from the coding sequence ATGTCCGAGCCCGACGTCATCACCCTGCGGGGAGCCAAGGAACACAACCTCAAGAACGTCTCGCTGGAGATCCCGAAGAAGAAGCTCGTGGTCTTCACCGGCGTGTCCGGCTCGGGAAAGAGCTCGCTCGCCTTCGACACGCTCTATGCGGAGGGCCAACGCCGCTACGTGGAGAGCCTGTCGGCCTACGCCCGACAGTTCCTCGGACAAATGGAGAAGCCCAAGTACGACACGCTCCGCGGGCTCTCCCCCACCATCTCCATCGAGCAGAAGGCGGCGAGCAACAACCCGCGCTCCACGGTGGGCACGGTGACGGAGGTCCACGACTACCTGCGCGTGCTCTACGCCTCCATCGGCGTGCAGCACTGCCCCAACTGCGGGCGCAAGGTGGGCAAGCAGAGCGCGCAGCAGATCGTCGATGAGATCCTCAAGTCGGCCGCGGGCAGCAAGGTGCAGATCCTCGCGCCGATCGTCACCAACCGGAAGGGCGAGCACAAAGACCTGCTCACCGAGGCGCAGAAGCGCGGCTTCTCCCGGGCGCGCATCGACGGCAAGGTGAAGAGCCTCGAGGAGCGCATCGAGCTGGACAAGAAGTCCAAGCACGACATCGCGCTCATCATCGACCGACTGGTGCTCAAGGCGGACATCCGCACGCGCTTGACGGACTCGGTGGAGACGGCGCTGCGCGAGGGCAAGGGCACGCTCATCGTCACCGACGAGACGGCGGAGGTGTCCGCGGACCGGGTGATGAGCGAGCTGAACGCGTGCCACGCGTGCGGCCTGTCCTTCGGCGAGCTGACGCCGGCCGCGTTCTCGTTCAACAACCCGCTGGGCATGTGCAGCGACTGCAACGGCCTGGGCACCAAGGCGGAGATGGATCCGGAGCGCATCGTCCCGGATCCGTCGCGCACGGTGCGGGACGGGGCGATCGAGCCGTGGGCCAGCGGCATGAACAAGGGCGAGGGCTGGACGGCGGACTTCGTGGAGAGCCTGGCCGAGTCGTTCAAGATCGACCTGGACGTGCCCTACGGCAAGCTGACCGAGCGCGAGAAGCAGACGCTCATGTACGGCTCGAACGGTAAGACGTTCACCGTCAAGTGGGGCGAGGGCGGCCGCTACAAGATGGAGTGGGAGGGCCTGGTCCACAAGCTGATGCGCAGCTTCAAGACCACGACGTCCGAGTCGATGCGGACGTACTACCAGAAGTTCTTCAGCGACAAGCCCTGCCCCACGTGCAAGGGCGAGCGCCTGAAGCCCGAGAGCCGCGCGGTGAAGGTCCACGCGCGCTCACTGGTGGAGCTGAGCAAGCTGACCATCTCCGAGACGCTGCGCTTCCTGACGGACATGGGGCTGACGGAGAACGAGCGGAAGATCGCCACCGAGCTGCTCAAGGAGATCCGCAGCCGGCTCTCGTTCCTGGTGGACGTGGGGTTGGGCTACCTGACGCTGGACCGGACCGCCTCGACGCTGTCGGGCGGAGAGAGCCAGCGCATCCGGTTGGCCTCGCAGATGGGCAGCGAGCTGACGGGTGTCATCTACATCCTGGACGAGCCCTCCATCGGCCTGCACCAGCGCGACAACGGCAAGCTGCTCACCACGCTCAAGCGCCTGCGCGATTTGGGCAACTCCGTCATCGTCGTGGAGCACGACGAGGAGACGATGGAGGAGGCGGACTGGATCGTCGACTTCGGTCCCGGGGCGGGCGAGCTGGGCGGTCAGGTGGTGGCGCAGGGCACGCCGAGCCAGGTGATGGAGGACGAGAACAGCGTCACGGGCGCGTACCTCTCCGGGCGCAAGGAGATCGAAGTGCCCGACCGGCGGCACCCTCCACGCAAGGAGAAGATCGTCATCCGAGGGGCCAAGGAGAACAACCTCAAGGACATCGACGTGGAGATTCCGCTCGGGGTGCTGGTGGCGGTCACCGGCGTGTCGGGGGCGGGCAAGTCCACGCTGATCAACGAGATCCTCTACCCGGCGCTGGCGCGGCAGCTCTATGAGAGCCGCGAGGTGCCCGGGAAGCACAAGTCCATCACCGGCATCGAGCACCTGGACAAGGTGATCGACATCGACCAGCGGCCCATCGGGCGCACGCCGCGCAGCAACCCGGCGACGTATACGAAGGTGTTCGATTCGATCCGCGAGGTGTTCGCGATGACGCCGGAGGCACGGGCGTTCGGGTACACGGCGGGGCGCTTCTCGTTCAACATCAAGGGCGGGCGCTGCGAGTCGTGCGAGGGCGACGGCGTGAAGTTGGTGGAGATGCACTTCCTGGCGGACGTGTACGTGCCGTGCGAGGTGTGCCAGGGCAAGCGCTTCAACGAGGCGACGCTGCGGGTGCGCTACAAGGGCAAGAACATCGCCGAGGTGCTCGACATGAGCGTGCGCGAGGCGATCGCCCACTTCGGCGCGCACCGGGACATCATGCGCGTGCTCCAGACGCTGGAGGACGTGGGCCTGGGCTACATCCGGCTGGGGCAGAGCTCGCCGACGCTGTCGGGCGGCGAGGCCCAGCGCATCAAGCTGGCGCGCGAATTGGCGCGGGTGGCCACGGGGCGCACGCTCTACATCCTGGACGAGCCGACGACGGGCCTGCACTTCGAGGACATCCGCAAGCTGCTGCTGGTGACCAACCGGCTGGTGGAGGCGGGCAACTCGGTGCTGGTCATCGAGCACAACTTGGATGTCATCAAGAGCTCGGACTGGATCATCGACATGGGGCCCGAGGGTGGCTCCGGAGGTGGCCAAGTGCTGGCGACGGGAACGCCCGAGGAGGTGGCGAAGGTGGAGACGAGCCACACCGGGCGCTACCTGGCGCACGTGCTGAAGAAGGCGCGCCACCAGCGGGTGGGACAGCGGGTGGAGACGTCCGTGGTCTCCCCTCCCCCTCCTGCCAAGGGAGAGGGGCGCGCGGCCCTGAGGTCCTGA